Part of the Hemiscyllium ocellatum isolate sHemOce1 chromosome 9, sHemOce1.pat.X.cur, whole genome shotgun sequence genome, gttaaggtgtggaatgcactgcctgagagtgtggtggaggcagcttcaattgaaacattccaAAAGGAATGAGACTATTATtcaaaaaggaacaatgtgcaggtgacagggagaaggcagcagaatgacactcagtgaattgctcattcggagagccagtacagacaggatggacagaatggcctccttgtgcactgtaacaattctctgattgtgtgattgagcagagttaaagctgggggaggtgggagctcggtgtctcactgtgctgctgctgctgctgtggtcagtgagatcagagactgggacagggagccagagctcacatcaaactctacccgtgtccgtcacactgagactggcaggaggctactcactgatttcactccatgctgcaggaatgggaccacaggctgcaaatggacagagctcctccacacggTGAGTAAAACTTACTGACTTATATCTTGCTTTTAAAGGGGGCAATGGAACTAAAGAAATACAGGTGGATACGCTGTTAGACACAGTGCTCTtcaatcaaccatttcattcactgcagctcccTACTAACACCGTCAACAATTCAGCATTTGTGTTTTAGAAAGTGTGTTTCAGTATTGACAGGGTTACTAACATTGGATTgaggtttacttactcagtctgagcttggttcctttaccgaacgTAAAGGCCAGCTGCTATGCTGCATacagtaatagtcagcgacatcctcattctgaacgttgctgatttTCAGGGTAaaactggtccctgatccactgccggtgaatcgatcggagactcctgtgaatcgatTTGTTGCATaatagatcaggagagagggcTTCTGACCTTCTCGTTGTTGGTACCAATCAAGGGAGCTGCTAATGCTTTGACTGGCCGTACAGGTGAGTGTTGCGGTCTGGCCCCgtcccactgacagcaccggAGGAGACTGGGTCATGgtgatgtccccactgatacctgagggatcagagagaaacacagtgaagtcagaactgtcacagaaagagcctgtcaaatgagagattgttggagacactgagcattcctctggtttcagcattttcccttcaatcacaagtcagtggaattggagtgaaatggagagcagctaaagattcaaggtggaaggagagagatttgtacctgcgacacagaatgccaggggccagatcagctggatgtgtgaaatcatggtgtgtgctcctgtccctgtgcctggttcctaataaactctcccttcactgggctctgctttataaagctgcagcctgtgagagtctgactgggtgttcctcagtatgtaaatggcatcaggcaggGAGGGCCATGTCAGtccctcacacttcctcttctctctctctctctctctctctcagagaatcattgatgtgaacagcactgaatgaggccatttggcccattgtatctgtGCTGTTAAAGAAAGATCTGATGACACTAATCTCATCCTCCAGCTCTTGGTCCATTATCCTGGAGTCTGcagcaacacaagggaatatctaaTCACTGCTCCACTGTCACgagagtttgtgactcaaccagcctttcaggcagtgagttccagactcccaccaccctctggttgaaaacatttctcctcaattctcctctctctctcgaactCGACTGGGCTTGGACTCACTCGAATTCAGATggatgtataaaattctaacagggctgggcagggacgaggtttcccctggttgggaagtctggaaccaggggacacagtctcagggggatacagggtagtccatttttggactg contains:
- the LOC132818904 gene encoding immunoglobulin kappa light chain-like, translated to MISHIQLIWPLAFCVAGISGDITMTQSPPVLSVGRGQTATLTCTASQSISSSLDWYQQREGQKPSLLIYYATNRFTGVSDRFTGSGSGTSFTLKISNVQNEDVADYYCMQHSSWPLRSVKEPIPLPPLKARYKSQPKLTLLPPSPEQVNAKGTATLVCLANHFYPDELEVQWKKDGAVISDGVQTSNYLRASDSTYSVSSLLTLSGSDWESDARFSCALTHVTLPSPLSKSIRRSECV